ACAATCCTAGTGATTATCCTGGTCGGTGCTCCCTTTATTGAGCAGATCCCAATGGCGGCTCTTGTCGGAGTGATGATGATGGTTGCGATCGGAACTTTTCAATGGGTAAGTTTCCGGATCATCAATAAATTTCCGAAATCAGATATTTTCGTTGGTATTCTTGTTGCTGGAATAACAGTGTTATTGCACAATTTGGCCTTAGCTGTACTTGTTGGAGTCGTCGTGTCTGCATTGGTTTTTGCCTGGGATAATGCAAAACGGATACGGGCCAGAAAATACCTCGACCAAGATGGCATAAAGCATTATGAAATATATGGTCCCCTTTTTTTCGGATCTACCGCCAATTTTTTGGATAAATTTGATATCTCTGAGGATCCCGATCGCGTCATTTTGGATTTTAAGGAAAGTAGGGTGGTGGACATGTCTGCTGTGGATGCGTTAAATAAAATCACGGAGCGTTATGCCGCACAACGGAAGAAGATAGAGCTTTGGCACCTCAGTGAGGATTGTCGCTCTTTACTCAAAAATGCCGAGGGAATCGCTATCGTTAATATTATGGAGGATCCGACTTATCAGGTGATGCCTGGTAAATAAGCTATTTCTTCCTTAATGCAATGAAAAGCTCACTACCTTGTCGTTGAGGTATGCTGTTAAAACAGTCTTCCATTTTTAAAATATCAAAGGCTACCTGAAACAGTCGTTGATATTCCGTTTTGTTTCCGCCAAAAGGTGGGCCTGCTGATTCAAATGTTCTGTTAAACATTAAACCTGCAAGGATACCATGTGGATGGAGTAGATCGGCCATTTTGTTACTGTATTTTTTACGTAAAATCGGATCTAATGCACAGAAAAAAGTCTGCTCGAGAATATAATCGTATTTTTCGCCATGTTCAAAAAAATCTTCGCAGATAATCCGGATCGGTGTAGTTTCGCCAAACTCTTTTTGAACCTGATTGACTAAAGTTGGTGCGATATCAAGTAAAGTGATATTTTTAAACCCTTTGTCAAGTAGCGCTTTCGCTTCGTATGCATTTCCACAGCCAGGGATCAAAATAGAAGCCTCTTTGGGAATCACCGTTTCCGCATATTCGATTAATGCCGGTGAGGCATAACCGATATCCCATCCGGTCTCCCTGTTTTTATAGCGATTGTCCCAATATTCTTTATCCAAATCCAATATATCCATCGTATTATATACCTGTTAAATCAAGCGGACACAATTTAAGGAAATCTTGTGTAATACGGCATTATTTTTGTTTTTTACCTGAAAATCTGTCCATAAGATTCGTAATAATCTCAATAGAGATGATAAAAAATAATTCGCTTTATTGTAGGTTTTTAACATTTTGTTTTTAGTCTTTTAAAACAAAAAAACAGCTTTCGGATTTATATGATGTATTATTTCAACTAAAGAATGATTGTTATATGTTACTTAATAGGAGGATCTCTGTCTCATACTTCTTAAAAACCATTCAGACTGATCTGGTTCGAATTGTATTTTTTGGCTGTCTGGTGGGCCTACTGGCAAAACACAAAGACTTTCTTACATTGGAAATTCCCTTATCGTTAATAGCCATCGTTGGTACAGCCATATCGCTTTTGTTGGCTTTTCGAACTGCGCAATCTTACGATAGATGGTGGGAAGCCCGTATCGTTTGGGGCGGAATTGTCAATGATTCCCGTAGCTTAATTCGTCTTTTGCAGACTTTTATCAGTAAAGATCAGGACATCCATCTAAAAATGTTTGTTGAAAGACAGATTATATGGAATTATACCTTGAGCGAATCGCTGCGCAAGGAGCCGTATTCAAAACGGGTAAGTGACTATTTGGAAAATTATCAAATCAAGGACACCAATGCTGTTTACGGAATTTTAAATGCGCATGGAAAGCATTTGCGTTTATTGGCCCAGGAGGGGTTGATTACTGAATTTCGGCAGGTTGCTGCAGACGAGATTCTAACGCGGTTTTCGGATTCAATGGGTCGATGTGAGCGGATAAAAAATACGGTTTTTCCGGTGTCCTATGGTAAGCTGATCCATTTTCTGATTTATCTATTTGCGCTCTTATTACCCTTTAGTCTGAATGATGATGTTATCTTGGTCAAAATGATGCTGACGATCGGAATTCCCATTATTTTTATTATTATCGAACGTACTGCCATTTTAATGCAAGATCCTTTTGAAAATAAACCCATGGACACGCCGATGACAACGATCTGCCAGACCATTGAGATGAATCTGTTGGAGGCTATTGGCGAACCTACTCCGAAGCCAACGGCACCTGCCGAGGAATTCTATTATATTCTTTAAGCGGTTGGTCGTAAATTTTAGTTGTAATCAGATAGCTTTATCTCCAGATTTGGTTTCATCAAGCTATCCGATCATAAAGTTTTTGTGTTGAGCCACTTTTAGGTGGTCGGGCTTCTGGTTATCGCGGTGTCCGCAATGTCTTAATCACAGCAGCAAATTCTTCCTGTTCATAGCCCGCATCTTTTGCTCTTTTGAGCCAATTTGCTGCAAATTGGGGAAATTCACTATTTATTCCACTTAATTTTGCTGTTGCAAGGATTCTTTCTGTTGCCTCTACAGAGATGGCAAGTGGACTTTGGGAAAGCTTAAAAACTCCGCTACTGATCACTGCACCCTCATGCTTTAAAAATTCGCCCATTCCCGGAGCAATTTCTGCGATGATATTGCCATATTCCCTGACGTCAAAATTTTCCGATTCGGCAATTAAAGCGCCATGTAGAAAACCTGCTGCTGCACCATAGATATAGGAGAGTGTAGCTGTATCCATGGCTGCCGCAGCACCAATATTTTCCCCTAAATATTTTAGATTTCCACCCAGAATTTTCAATGTATCTTCGATTTCAAGATATTTTCCACTATTGCCCGAAAACAATATTGTTGTATCGGGCTGTGCCATCTGTTCTGGCGCCACCTGTATCGCTCCATCAAGGTAACCGGCTGTTTTACCGTTAAACCAGGTTTCGCTTAAACGTGCTTCCTGCGATGTACCTGTAGTCAATTGCACAATGAGTTTGCCGGCTAATGCATTCCCCGTTTCGATTGATGAAAAAAGATTATTCGCTACCGCATAGTTATGAACGATAACAATACTCGTTGGACTCGCCTCAATGGCCTCGCTAATGTTTTTCGCTAATCGAGCACCTTCTTTTACCAGTTGATCTGCTTTAGCTGTGGTTCGATTGAATACAGTGACCTGAAAACCTTTTTGTAGATAGAGCTGCGCTATTTTTATACCCATTGGACCTAGGCCGATAATACTGATTTGATTTTTCAATGTTTCCATGTGTTTCCTCATTTATTTTTATACAACAAATATGAGGACAAGCCGGTACGCTGGCAATAAGGGAAAAAGGATTCACCCAGGGAAAAATTATTCCCTATGGAATTGCAAAATTCAGTAGTTTTAATGAAAATTATGAAATTATGTATAGTAGAAAGATTCCCGAAGATCTTGACTGTGGCATAGTCGTCACAATGAAAATACTTGGTGGAAAATGGAAAGCCTGTATATTGGATGGTATCAACAAAGGTATAAAACGTCCCAGTGAATTGCATCGTGCTATTCATGATGCGAGCCCAAGAGTAATCAATATGCAACTTCATGAATTGGAACAAGCTGGTATTATCGTGAAGAAAATTTATCAAGGACTTCCGCTGAAAGTCGAGTATAGCCTGACTGACTTGGGGATTAGCTTATTGCCAGTTATAGCAATCATTGATAAATGGGGTATTGAAAACAACCATTTGGTTGAAAATTTGAGAGAGCAGATTGTAGGCTGATACTGAACCCTTAAAATCATGAAAACAGACATATTGTAAAAGGACGATAGCGAATTGTAAATAAATCTATTATTGTGGCAGTAGAGCGCTAGCTTTATCCCAGCAGTCAGATAAAATAAGACCTGTTCGGCTTTTGATAAGGGTCAATTTGAAAAATAGCCTGCTGTTAATCCAGAAAAGATAATTGTATATGAAGCAGCCACTCCAAGCTGAAGCCTTTAACTTTGATCGAATACTTTTGTATAGCTTATATGCCGCTTTGATTTCTTTCGCGCTCATGTTCGCTAGCACACTATTAATTCGCAATATTCATCCCTTATGGAATGCAGTCTTAGTCATAGGTTTCCCGTATTCATTATTTGTGTCGAAAATAAAATCGAGCGCAGATGTTATAATTTTTGAGGATAACCAAATCATTTTGAACGGGAAAAACATCGCTATTCAAGATATTGAATTCTTTCGCATATTTGATTCGTTAAGGTTGTACTTTGTCTTGCGAATAACCTTAAAAACAGGCCAGCAGTATATTCACTATCTTCCAGTTTCGGCAAAGCAAGATCTGGAAAACTATTTTGAAAAAGAGGGGGTAAGGAGCAGTAAGGGATCTTTTGATTTTATTGCCAAATATTATTCCTTATTATATGTTTTACCAGTCATGATATTGCTAGGATTAGCTTATTCATTAGGTACGCAACTATATTATTATTTGCAGTATTGATAAAATAAGGATTTCATAAAAACGGATAAAAGTAGTAATGAACAAATTGTAAGGGGTGAAAACGCTTAAATTAGATCAATTCCTGTGCGAGTCTAGCTCCGGAACCTTGTAATTGATAGACGGATATTCATTGGGTTCAGGCGAATATTAGACCGGTCTAAAAGTGGTGCCTGCTTATTCTATATTTGATTGTTGGGTTTGTTATCTCAGGATACTGCTACAAC
The window above is part of the Sphingobacterium sp. ML3W genome. Proteins encoded here:
- a CDS encoding helix-turn-helix domain-containing protein, with the translated sequence MYSRKIPEDLDCGIVVTMKILGGKWKACILDGINKGIKRPSELHRAIHDASPRVINMQLHELEQAGIIVKKIYQGLPLKVEYSLTDLGISLLPVIAIIDKWGIENNHLVENLREQIVG
- a CDS encoding methyltransferase domain-containing protein, which produces MDILDLDKEYWDNRYKNRETGWDIGYASPALIEYAETVIPKEASILIPGCGNAYEAKALLDKGFKNITLLDIAPTLVNQVQKEFGETTPIRIICEDFFEHGEKYDYILEQTFFCALDPILRKKYSNKMADLLHPHGILAGLMFNRTFESAGPPFGGNKTEYQRLFQVAFDILKMEDCFNSIPQRQGSELFIALRKK
- a CDS encoding NAD(P)-binding domain-containing protein → METLKNQISIIGLGPMGIKIAQLYLQKGFQVTVFNRTTAKADQLVKEGARLAKNISEAIEASPTSIVIVHNYAVANNLFSSIETGNALAGKLIVQLTTGTSQEARLSETWFNGKTAGYLDGAIQVAPEQMAQPDTTILFSGNSGKYLEIEDTLKILGGNLKYLGENIGAAAAMDTATLSYIYGAAAGFLHGALIAESENFDVREYGNIIAEIAPGMGEFLKHEGAVISSGVFKLSQSPLAISVEATERILATAKLSGINSEFPQFAANWLKRAKDAGYEQEEFAAVIKTLRTPR
- a CDS encoding bestrophin family ion channel — encoded protein: MLLNRRISVSYFLKTIQTDLVRIVFFGCLVGLLAKHKDFLTLEIPLSLIAIVGTAISLLLAFRTAQSYDRWWEARIVWGGIVNDSRSLIRLLQTFISKDQDIHLKMFVERQIIWNYTLSESLRKEPYSKRVSDYLENYQIKDTNAVYGILNAHGKHLRLLAQEGLITEFRQVAADEILTRFSDSMGRCERIKNTVFPVSYGKLIHFLIYLFALLLPFSLNDDVILVKMMLTIGIPIIFIIIERTAILMQDPFENKPMDTPMTTICQTIEMNLLEAIGEPTPKPTAPAEEFYYIL